The proteins below are encoded in one region of Effusibacillus dendaii:
- a CDS encoding class I SAM-dependent methyltransferase, which produces MDYQDLLAKQGVGSAHPGGFAATIDFLKDVSFLPGSKILEVGCGTGRTACYLAGQGYDVTALDIRPAMLRKARFRAQRQRVFVRWVEGDACDLPFPANQFDILLLESVTVFVDAKRALPEYRRVLRPGGRLYDREMMANKLLPRPVKRAISELYGVKQVPTQKEWLKLLVNADFETTGVWKPVAVPGDFVKAGSFDYPDPFQQVDEDVYRDPDVKKMFERNLRLMSRCAKYLSYGVLLGRKNGRS; this is translated from the coding sequence ATGGATTATCAGGATTTATTAGCCAAACAGGGAGTCGGCAGTGCGCATCCAGGTGGATTTGCCGCAACAATCGATTTTTTGAAAGATGTTTCTTTTTTACCTGGCAGCAAGATTTTGGAGGTGGGCTGCGGAACGGGCAGAACCGCCTGCTATTTGGCAGGTCAAGGGTATGATGTGACGGCGTTGGATATTCGTCCGGCGATGCTTCGGAAAGCGAGATTTCGGGCGCAGCGCCAGCGGGTGTTTGTACGATGGGTGGAAGGAGATGCCTGCGACCTGCCGTTTCCGGCCAATCAGTTCGATATCCTTTTGCTTGAATCGGTTACGGTGTTTGTGGATGCCAAACGGGCTCTCCCCGAATATCGACGTGTATTGCGACCGGGCGGCCGGCTCTATGACCGAGAGATGATGGCCAACAAATTGTTGCCCCGTCCGGTCAAACGGGCCATTTCGGAATTGTACGGAGTCAAGCAGGTTCCGACGCAAAAGGAGTGGCTCAAATTGCTCGTAAATGCGGATTTTGAAACCACGGGTGTATGGAAACCGGTTGCGGTACCGGGCGATTTTGTAAAAGCCGGGAGTTTTGATTACCCGGATCCTTTTCAACAGGTGGACGAAGATGTGTATCGAGATCCTGACGTGAAAAAAATGTTTGAACGCAATCTGCGACTTATGTCCCGTTGTGCGAAGTATCTTTCTTATGGGGTGCTGCTGGGCAGGAAAAACGGACGGTCTTGA
- the mnmH gene encoding tRNA 2-selenouridine(34) synthase MnmH, with amino-acid sequence MSRDVKYEDIERRQGITLIDVRSEGEYQESHIPGAVNIPLLNNEERARVGTVYKQVGQGQAKELGLQIVSSKLPDLVKQIQQAAVDTQPVVYCWRGGMRSKSVATVLDLLGIPALRLEGGYRAYRETVTERLAHFQLSARCVVIHGMTGTGKTELLKRLADDGEPVVDLEGMAGHKGSAFGSIGEHPRNQRMFDSLLLDRLEELKGAPYLIIEAESKRIGRVNMPDFLVEAKEAGLHILLEAPLSVRVERTLDQYVVDDPDFHEKVTHALQSIEKKLPPDDRKFAWQYIEEYRYDQLAEILLVKYYDPRYAHSMQQYHGPFQRIDATDLEICKEEVKQIIHNQLITV; translated from the coding sequence TTGTCGCGAGATGTCAAGTATGAAGATATTGAACGAAGACAGGGGATCACCCTGATTGATGTGCGTTCGGAAGGTGAGTACCAGGAGTCGCACATTCCGGGTGCTGTAAACATACCACTCTTGAATAATGAAGAACGGGCCCGCGTAGGAACCGTTTATAAGCAGGTTGGCCAGGGGCAGGCAAAAGAGTTGGGTTTGCAAATTGTGTCCAGCAAACTTCCTGATCTGGTCAAACAGATTCAGCAAGCGGCCGTTGATACGCAGCCTGTGGTTTATTGTTGGCGGGGTGGCATGCGCAGCAAAAGCGTTGCAACGGTTCTTGACCTGTTGGGAATCCCAGCCCTGCGTTTGGAAGGTGGCTATCGCGCGTATCGGGAGACAGTGACGGAACGGTTGGCCCATTTTCAACTGAGCGCAAGGTGTGTGGTGATCCACGGCATGACCGGCACCGGGAAAACGGAATTGTTGAAACGTTTGGCGGATGATGGGGAACCTGTCGTCGATCTGGAGGGAATGGCGGGGCATAAAGGTTCCGCTTTCGGCTCTATTGGGGAACACCCACGCAATCAGCGCATGTTTGACTCTTTGCTATTGGACAGGCTTGAAGAATTGAAGGGCGCGCCCTATCTGATTATCGAAGCGGAAAGCAAGCGGATTGGCCGTGTCAATATGCCTGATTTTTTGGTTGAGGCAAAAGAAGCGGGGCTGCATATTCTGCTGGAAGCGCCTTTGTCTGTTCGGGTAGAGAGGACGCTTGACCAGTATGTGGTCGACGATCCGGACTTTCATGAAAAAGTAACACATGCTCTGCAATCGATTGAAAAAAAGTTGCCGCCGGATGACCGTAAATTCGCTTGGCAGTACATTGAAGAGTATCGGTACGATCAGTTGGCCGAAATCCTCCTTGTGAAATATTACGATCCGCGCTATGCTCATTCGATGCAGCAGTATCACGGTCCGTTTCAGCGGATAGATGCAACCGATCTGGAAATCTGCAAGGAAGAGGTCAAGCAGATCATCCATAACCAATTGATAACGGTTTAA
- a CDS encoding YqkE family protein has protein sequence MAKKNRPQAYQPKPQTTDKPATLKDLLNEETLAKLKSQQAELQAEEDRRQAEKRLQEEAARKAEQKRLENDFEYLLKNSNQDWRKYK, from the coding sequence GTGGCAAAGAAAAATCGGCCGCAAGCCTATCAGCCAAAGCCGCAAACAACCGATAAACCTGCTACCCTCAAGGATCTGCTGAACGAAGAAACGCTTGCCAAATTAAAAAGCCAACAGGCGGAACTGCAGGCAGAAGAAGACAGACGTCAAGCGGAAAAACGGCTGCAGGAAGAAGCTGCCCGCAAGGCGGAACAAAAGCGACTGGAAAACGATTTTGAATATCTTCTCAAAAACAGCAACCAAGATTGGCGCAAATATAAATAA
- a CDS encoding histidine triad nucleotide-binding protein, with amino-acid sequence MDCIFCKIVKGEIPSKKVYEDEHVVAFHDINPIAPVHILTIPKKHISSLMAIEPEDKELIGHIHLGLQNVAKEMGVAESGFRVITNIGTHGQQTVFHIHYHLIGGRQLEWKA; translated from the coding sequence ATGGATTGCATTTTTTGCAAAATTGTAAAGGGAGAAATCCCTTCCAAAAAAGTGTACGAGGACGAGCACGTGGTAGCGTTTCACGACATCAATCCAATCGCTCCGGTGCACATACTGACGATCCCGAAAAAACACATTTCGTCTCTGATGGCAATTGAGCCGGAAGACAAGGAACTGATCGGGCACATTCATTTGGGATTGCAAAACGTAGCCAAAGAAATGGGTGTGGCTGAATCCGGATTCCGCGTCATTACGAACATTGGGACGCACGGACAGCAAACTGTTTTTCACATTCACTATCACTTGATTGGTGGCCGCCAACTCGAATGGAAAGCGTAA
- a CDS encoding DUF1811 family protein: MASGKMLSQMTVEELKEEMDRLKERGQQLFDEGDYSEAMVVRTRWYLAASYLMDAQSIEIGGQFFIEGEPGGVFTVSHIDGVMAHGRISNNPFPVAYPIAMLTKEPPV; the protein is encoded by the coding sequence ATGGCGAGCGGAAAAATGCTGAGTCAAATGACTGTGGAAGAATTGAAAGAAGAAATGGATCGTCTGAAAGAACGCGGGCAACAATTGTTTGACGAGGGCGATTATAGCGAAGCGATGGTTGTTCGCACTCGCTGGTATCTGGCGGCTTCTTATCTGATGGATGCACAATCGATTGAAATTGGGGGCCAATTTTTTATTGAAGGAGAACCGGGCGGCGTATTTACCGTTTCCCATATTGACGGTGTCATGGCGCACGGCCGAATATCCAACAACCCATTCCCCGTGGCCTACCCGATTGCGATGCTGACGAAGGAGCCGCCTGTGTAA
- a CDS encoding YkvA family protein, giving the protein MGEFLFGKLKAWAKQLERKLFVLYLAYKDNRTPWFAKFFAVCVVAYAFSPIDLIPDFIPVWGP; this is encoded by the coding sequence GTGGGGGAATTCTTGTTTGGTAAATTAAAGGCGTGGGCGAAACAGTTAGAAAGGAAACTTTTTGTACTTTATTTGGCTTATAAGGATAATCGCACACCTTGGTTTGCAAAATTTTTCGCTGTCTGTGTTGTCGCTTATGCGTTTAGTCCGATTGATTTGATTCCCGACTTTATTCCCGTTTGGGGTCCCTGA
- a CDS encoding TIGR03571 family LLM class oxidoreductase — protein MTQAMKNRVFRRMYAPDRLTLGVFMSIEAFDGDPALQEDQERIAKMADESGFTALWVQDVSLWDPNFGDVRNKYDSFVYLTYLMSLTKRTALATASTVLTHRHPLRLAKETNTLDQLSGGRFVMGMSSGDRPIDFAGYGLDPETRSARFRDAFDFYKRLTTQPYTGVSSPLGTVPPGEMVPQALSYVPTLVVGQAQQTMDWIAEHSDGWMNYARPLYMQSHAIKEFRTKVEQYAPGVFKPFSQPLFLNLVEDPKADPIPIRFGFTTGREFLLEHLEEMRSAGINHVVIAPQKEATRPALEVLQEIAEEVLPHFPAHE, from the coding sequence ATGACTCAAGCAATGAAGAATAGGGTATTTCGTCGGATGTACGCCCCCGATCGACTCACCCTTGGTGTCTTTATGTCAATTGAGGCTTTCGATGGTGACCCTGCTTTGCAGGAGGATCAGGAACGAATCGCGAAAATGGCGGATGAGAGCGGGTTTACTGCCCTGTGGGTTCAGGATGTGTCGTTGTGGGACCCAAACTTTGGAGATGTGCGGAATAAGTACGACTCTTTCGTGTACCTGACGTATTTGATGAGCCTGACAAAACGGACCGCGCTGGCCACCGCGTCTACTGTGCTTACCCACCGGCACCCACTGCGCCTGGCCAAAGAGACAAACACGTTGGACCAGCTTTCGGGCGGACGATTTGTGATGGGAATGTCTTCCGGCGACAGGCCGATTGACTTCGCCGGATACGGGTTGGATCCCGAGACACGAAGCGCCCGATTTCGTGACGCGTTCGATTTTTATAAGCGGCTCACCACACAGCCTTACACGGGTGTCTCTTCTCCGCTCGGAACAGTACCACCCGGCGAAATGGTTCCACAGGCGCTCTCCTACGTTCCTACCCTTGTCGTTGGACAGGCGCAGCAAACGATGGACTGGATTGCCGAACACAGTGACGGGTGGATGAACTATGCGCGTCCGCTGTACATGCAGTCGCATGCAATCAAGGAGTTTCGCACGAAAGTCGAGCAATACGCGCCAGGCGTGTTCAAACCGTTTAGTCAGCCTTTATTTCTCAACCTGGTAGAAGATCCGAAAGCAGACCCGATCCCTATTCGTTTTGGCTTCACAACCGGGCGAGAGTTTCTGCTTGAACATTTGGAAGAAATGCGATCCGCCGGTATCAATCATGTGGTGATTGCTCCCCAGAAGGAAGCGACGCGGCCTGCGCTGGAAGTTCTGCAGGAGATTGCGGAAGAGGTTTTGCCTCATTTTCCTGCGCATGAGTAA
- the msrA gene encoding peptide-methionine (S)-S-oxide reductase MsrA, whose protein sequence is MSDKESAGRRELATFAGGCFWCMVTPFEELPGIYGIVSGYTGGHTVNPTYEEVCSETTGHAEAVQITFDPDVFPYRKLLDLFWRQIDPTDSGGQFYDRGESYRTAIFYHNEEQKRLAEKSKQELSESGRFDKPIVTEIVPAGPFYPAEEYHQDFHQKNPAHYKRYRQGSGRDAFIERHWSLRKNEQELRKRLTPMQYAVTQENATEPPFQNEFWNHKQEGIYVDIVSGEPLFSSLDKFDSDCGWPSFTKPLHSSSIKGRTDTSHGMVRMEVRSQQADSHLGHVFNDGPGPNGLRFCINSAALRFIPKEDLEKEGYGEYVHFFTRS, encoded by the coding sequence ATGAGCGATAAAGAGAGCGCAGGACGTCGTGAGTTGGCGACGTTCGCCGGAGGATGCTTTTGGTGCATGGTCACACCATTTGAAGAACTGCCAGGGATTTATGGAATCGTGTCCGGCTACACGGGCGGCCATACGGTAAACCCCACCTATGAAGAGGTGTGCTCCGAAACTACCGGGCATGCGGAAGCGGTGCAGATCACTTTTGATCCTGATGTGTTTCCTTACCGCAAACTGCTCGACCTCTTCTGGCGGCAAATCGACCCTACCGATTCGGGGGGCCAGTTTTATGACCGGGGCGAGTCGTACCGTACGGCTATTTTTTACCACAACGAGGAACAAAAAAGGCTTGCAGAGAAGTCCAAACAGGAACTCAGCGAAAGCGGACGATTTGATAAACCGATTGTGACGGAAATCGTACCCGCTGGACCTTTTTACCCAGCGGAAGAGTATCATCAGGATTTCCACCAAAAAAATCCAGCTCACTACAAAAGATACCGCCAGGGTTCCGGGCGAGACGCTTTTATCGAACGGCATTGGTCGCTGCGCAAAAACGAGCAGGAACTCCGCAAACGGCTGACACCCATGCAGTACGCGGTCACGCAAGAAAATGCCACGGAGCCTCCTTTCCAAAATGAGTTTTGGAACCACAAACAGGAGGGCATCTACGTGGACATCGTCTCGGGCGAGCCGCTGTTCAGTTCTTTGGACAAGTTTGATTCCGATTGCGGATGGCCCAGTTTTACCAAGCCGCTGCACAGTTCCAGCATCAAAGGACGAACGGATACCAGTCATGGCATGGTGCGGATGGAAGTGCGCAGCCAACAGGCCGACTCCCACCTCGGCCATGTATTTAACGACGGGCCCGGCCCGAATGGCCTGCGTTTTTGTATCAACTCCGCCGCTCTCCGTTTTATTCCGAAAGAAGATTTGGAGAAGGAAGGGTATGGGGAGTACGTGCACTTTTTTACACGTTCATGA